TCTCGCGGAAGGCTGTGGGCAGGCTGGCCGGGTCTTCGGGTGTGGTGTAGCGCACGGAGCTGATGCCCCAGTCCTGGGCACCGCGTATGAACGTTCTGAGGTTGTGGAGGTACTGCCGCAGCTGGGGGCTTGCCGCCGGAAGTAGTCGCTCGTGCAGGCGCAGGAAGAGGCGCATCACCCGGTCCCGCTGAGCGATGGCCAGATCGAGGGCCTGGCTGGGGCTGAGCTGGTACTCGTGCTCCAGAACCCGTACGACGTTGAGGTAGTAGCCCGGCCCCCGGCTCTCCTTGTGATGGGAGAACAGGTCGTTGTCCCAGGTGATGATGAAGGAGGCCATCTCGGCCGCGGCCCGCACGGGCTTCTGGTCCCGCTCGTCGGCCTGCAGAACGTAGCCGTGGCCCATCTCGAGCAGCGGCAGCACGACCGTCGTTGCGCCGTCATAGAGACGCATCAACGTGTAGTCGTTGAGATCGGGAACAGTGCCCGTGCTGCGGTGCTCGGCTTCCCAGACCACGGTGGAGAAGTACTCGCGCAGGGCATTGACCCAGAGAGCCGTCTGCCCGACTGAGCCGTGCTGGGAGATTCTGCGCTGCAGGTCACGTAGCCCGCCGGCGAGCGGGTCGTCCAGCAGCATGGGGGCTTCAGGGTTCTGCGCGATGCGCAGCAGCCGCTGGAGGGC
The Streptomyces lunaelactis genome window above contains:
- a CDS encoding selina-4(15),7(11)-diene synthase, encoding MRPELAVPPIYSPIPPAIHPSHPAINAQTTAWAEAIGIGSDELRDRLVQHDIGTFAARVLPDGREAVIGILSDFVLWLFGVDDGYCEEGELGRRPGALMAALQRLLRIAQNPEAPMLLDDPLAGGLRDLQRRISQHGSVGQTALWVNALREYFSTVVWEAEHRSTGTVPDLNDYTLMRLYDGATTVVLPLLEMGHGYVLQADERDQKPVRAAAEMASFIITWDNDLFSHHKESRGPGYYLNVVRVLEHEYQLSPSQALDLAIAQRDRVMRLFLRLHERLLPAASPQLRQYLHNLRTFIRGAQDWGISSVRYTTPEDPASLPTAFRETPTDTSDKPLDIPAIAWWWDLDLLAEPHLAGATQAAGSPPSPRQRTA